The genomic stretch ATGGGGCTGTCCTTGCCGGCAGGCGGCTGGGGGGTGGGCGCTGCGCCGACGCAGCCGGCGAGCAGGGCGATGGCAAGGAGGCTGGCGATACGGCGCATGGCGGGCTCGCGGTGGTGGAGTCAGTGCGGGATATAGCACTTCCATGGTGGAGGCGGCGTGCCTGGAGCCGCCACCGGTTCAGTCGTGGTCGCGCTTCATGCCATCGGTGAGGCTTGAGTGCCGGCCAGCCGCAGCGGTTCCGGCAGCCGATTGCCGGTGGCGAAGCGCATCACCAGTTCCGGGGCCGCCGCCATCGCCACCCGATGGCCTGGCGAGACCACCAGCGGCTCGCAGTCCGGCCGGCTGCGCAGCAGCCAGCCGATCTGCTGGCGGCCGTCACGCAGCGGGGTGAACGCGCCGCGCATTTCGTGCAGCGCCATTCGCGCTTCGCCGGTGAGCGTGCTGGTGGCGACGCCGATGCTGGGCACGCCGGAGGCCACGCCGAAATGTGCCGCGATGCCGAACCGCTGCGGGTGGGCGGAGCCGTGGCCGCGGACGAACGCCAGGTCCGGGGCGTGCCGCAGCATGGCCAGCACGTCCAGCAGTGCGGGCAACTCGCGGAAGCTGCGCAGGCCGGGAAGTGCCGGCATCGAGGCGGGCCTGCGGGCGGTCTGCCGGTCGAGCACCGCCAGGGTGTCTGCATCCATCAGCACCGCGACTGCGCGCACGGTGGCACCCTCGTCCTCGCTGCCGACCTCGAAACCGGCGATGCTGCGCAACGGCTGTGCGAAGCGGTCGCGCAGCTCCACCTGGCCAGCCAGGCTTGCCTGCAGTTCCCGAAGCGCCTCGGCATCGCCCGCCCATTGCGGGGCTGCGCTGCTCACGGCGTGGCGGCCGGGGCGGGAGTGGCTGCGCCGTAGCGTTCCACCAGCAGGCGCGGCTGGCCGTCGGCGCCGATGCGGATGGTGCTGAGGCGGTCGTATTCGTGGTCCGGCATCGGGGCGACGGCGCAGCCGCAAAGCGCGGCGACGATTGCGGGCACGGTATTGCTGTGGCCGGCTACCAGCACCGTGCCGCGCGGGTGCGCGGCGCGCAGGCGGGCGGCAAGGGCGGCAGCCGGTTCGCCGGCGGCATAGGCCGTGATCGCCAGCCCGCGTGCCTGCGCGGTGGGTGAAAGGGTCTGGCCGGTGCGCTTGAATTCGGTGGCGTAGGCCGCCGCGAGCGGCAGGTCGCCGAGCCGTTCCGCCAGTGCGCGTGCGCGGGCGTGGCCGGCCGCGCTCAGGTCGGGGTCGTGGCTGGCGTCGACCTTCTCCGCATGGCGCACCACGATGAACGTGGCCGTGTCGGCGGTGACGGGCAGGCGGCTGGCGCAGGCGGCCAGCAACATGCAGGCCAGTACGGCGATGGGGGCGAAAAGGCGTCGGCGCATCCGCACATCATAGGTCGTGCGCACGGTCCATCGCCGGGGGCGTCCCGCTTTGCCCGCTCTGCTTGCGTTGACGGCGTGCTATCCCGGTTGCAGCGCCGTCAGCAGACCACGCGCGGCGCTGAAGCGCGTGGCCGCGTCCGGCAGCTCCAGGGTGATGCGCAGCTTGTCCGGGCCATCCATGCGGTAGTGCTTGGGCTGGCCCTGGATCAGCCGGATCACCGCCATCGGATCGACCGCGGGTTTTTCGACGAACTGCATGCGCCCGCCGCTGCCGCCCAGGTCGAGCTTGCGGATGCCGAGCCGCGTTGCATCCAGTTTCAGCTCGGCGGTGGCGAACAGGTGCTTGGTGGCATCCGGCAGCAGGCCGAAGCGGTCGATCATCTCCACCTGCAGCTCGCGCAGCGCATTGCCATCGCGGGCGGCACTGATGCGCTTGTACAGGGTCAGGCGTGCGTGCGGGTCGGGCAGGTAGTCGTCCGGGATCAGCGCCGGCACGTGCAGGTCCACGTCGGCGCCGAAGCGGTCGGTGTCGTCCACGTCGGGGATCCTGCCCTGCTTGATCGACTTGACCGCGCGCTCCAGCAGCTCGGTGTAGAGGCTGAAGCCGACTTCCGCCATCTGACCGCTCTGGTCTTCGCCCAGCAGTTCGCCGGCGCCGCGGATTTCCAGGTCGTGGGTGGCCAGGGTGAAGCCGGCGCCCAGTTCGTCCATCGAGCTGATCGCCTCCAGCCGCTTCTTCGCATCCGGGGTGATGCTGCGCCCGTCCGGCACGAGGAGGTAGGCGTAGGCCCGATGGTGGCTGCGGCCCACGCGCCCGCGCAGCTGGTGCAGCTGGGCCAGGCCGAACTTGTCGGCGCGGTTGATCAGGATGGTGTTGGCATTGGGGATGTCGATGCCGGATTCGATGATGGTCGAACACAGCAGCACGTTGGTGCGCTGCTTGTGGAAGTCCAGCATCACCCGCTCCAGCTCGCGCTCGTGCATCTGCCCGTGCGCAATCCCGATGCGCGCATCCGGCACCAGCGCCTGCAGCTCGTCGTGCATGCGGCCGATGCTCTCGACGTCGTTGTGCAGGAAATACACCTGGCCGCCGCGGGCCAGTTCGCGCTGGAAGGCCTCGCGCAGGAGCGCGTCGTCCCAGACGTGGACGAAGGTCTGCACCGCCAGCCGGTTGGCCGGCGGGGTGGCGATGATCGACAGGTCGCGCAGTCCGCTCATCGCCATGTTCAGGGTGCGCGGAATGGGCGTGGCGGTCAGGGTGAGCAGGTGCACGTTGGCGCGCAGCTTCTTCAGCGCCTCCTTCTGGCGCACGCCGAAGCGCTGTTCCTCGTCGACGATGACCAGGCCTAGGTCGCTGAACTTCACGTCCGGCTGCAGCAGGCGGTGGGTGCCGACGATCACGTCGAGTTTCCCCTCGGCAAGCTTTGCAAGCTCGGCTTCGATTTCCTTCTTCGACTTGAAGCGCGACAGTACTTCCACCTTCAGCGGCCAGTCGGCGAAGCGGTCGCGGAAGTTGCGGTAGTGCTGCTCAGCCAGCAGGGTGGTCGGCACCAGCACCGCCACCTGCTTGCCGCTGCTGGCGGCGGCGAACGCGGCGCGCACCGCGACTTCGGTCTTGCCGAAGCCGACGTCGCCGCAGACCACGCGGTCCATCGGCTGCGAGGAGGCAAGATCGCGCAGCACCGCTTCGATGGCGGCGTGCTGGTCGGGGGTTTCCTCGAACGGGAACGTGGCGGCGAACGGTTCGTACATCGCCCGGTCCACGTCGATCGCCAGGCCCTGCCGTGCATGGCGCTTGGCCTGGATCTCCAGCAGCTCGGCGGCGACGTCACGGACCTTGTCGGCGGCCTTCTTCTTCGCCTTCGCCCACTGCTCGCCGCCGAGGTTGTGCAGCGGCGCGGTGTCGGGGTTGGCGCCGGAATAGCGGCTGATGCGGTCCAGCTGCGCCACCGGCACGTACAGGCGGTCGCCCTTGGCGTATTCGATGTCGAGGAATTCGCCGGGCATGCCGCCGACGTCCATCGCCACCAGCCCGCGGTAGCGGCCGACGCCGTGATCCTCGTGGACGATCGGCGCGCCCAGGGTCAACTCGCCGAGGTCGCGGATGATCGCTTCCGGCTCGCGTCCCGCGCGCCTGCGCCGGCGCGGCTGGCTGGCGCGCTCGGGGAACAGCTGGCGCTCGGTCAGGACGGCCGTTTGCGGGGCGTCGAGCGCGAAGCCGTCGTCGAACGGGGCGACGGTGATGGCG from Thermomonas sp. XSG encodes the following:
- a CDS encoding endonuclease V; the protein is MSSAAPQWAGDAEALRELQASLAGQVELRDRFAQPLRSIAGFEVGSEDEGATVRAVAVLMDADTLAVLDRQTARRPASMPALPGLRSFRELPALLDVLAMLRHAPDLAFVRGHGSAHPQRFGIAAHFGVASGVPSIGVATSTLTGEARMALHEMRGAFTPLRDGRQQIGWLLRSRPDCEPLVVSPGHRVAMAAAPELVMRFATGNRLPEPLRLAGTQASPMA
- a CDS encoding histidine phosphatase family protein — encoded protein: MRRRLFAPIAVLACMLLAACASRLPVTADTATFIVVRHAEKVDASHDPDLSAAGHARARALAERLGDLPLAAAYATEFKRTGQTLSPTAQARGLAITAYAAGEPAAALAARLRAAHPRGTVLVAGHSNTVPAIVAALCGCAVAPMPDHEYDRLSTIRIGADGQPRLLVERYGAATPAPAATP
- the mfd gene encoding transcription-repair coupling factor, with product MPDLLLQAPVPMPRPGQQRAWWRAPASGTALAAAALAAAQRADGPLLLVARDNHAAHQLEADLRTLTGGDPALPVLGFPDWETLPFDRFSPHPEIVSQRLATLARLPELKRGLVIVPAATLMQRLAPRGHVLGNRFSVRLGQRMDMDAEKRRLESAGYRNVPQVFDPGDFAVRGGLLDVYPMGADAPFRVELLDDEIDSIRAFDPESQRSLDRIDAIELLPGREVPMDDAHVQRALEALRERFDIDTRRSALVQDLKAGLAPAGVEYYLPLFFAAQRGGAGSTETLFDYLGTNALPLVCDGALEAAEHAWKQIGERFEQLRHDIERPLLPPAELWLSPDALRETLNRFERIEVCGAEHPRHGDAQPLPVQPAPALPLTVKDQPAGQALRDFLSSYPGRVLVAADSAGRREALLEVLQAAGLKPVVSENWPAFAASDTRFAITVAPFDDGFALDAPQTAVLTERQLFPERASQPRRRRRAGREPEAIIRDLGELTLGAPIVHEDHGVGRYRGLVAMDVGGMPGEFLDIEYAKGDRLYVPVAQLDRISRYSGANPDTAPLHNLGGEQWAKAKKKAADKVRDVAAELLEIQAKRHARQGLAIDVDRAMYEPFAATFPFEETPDQHAAIEAVLRDLASSQPMDRVVCGDVGFGKTEVAVRAAFAAASSGKQVAVLVPTTLLAEQHYRNFRDRFADWPLKVEVLSRFKSKKEIEAELAKLAEGKLDVIVGTHRLLQPDVKFSDLGLVIVDEEQRFGVRQKEALKKLRANVHLLTLTATPIPRTLNMAMSGLRDLSIIATPPANRLAVQTFVHVWDDALLREAFQRELARGGQVYFLHNDVESIGRMHDELQALVPDARIGIAHGQMHERELERVMLDFHKQRTNVLLCSTIIESGIDIPNANTILINRADKFGLAQLHQLRGRVGRSHHRAYAYLLVPDGRSITPDAKKRLEAISSMDELGAGFTLATHDLEIRGAGELLGEDQSGQMAEVGFSLYTELLERAVKSIKQGRIPDVDDTDRFGADVDLHVPALIPDDYLPDPHARLTLYKRISAARDGNALRELQVEMIDRFGLLPDATKHLFATAELKLDATRLGIRKLDLGGSGGRMQFVEKPAVDPMAVIRLIQGQPKHYRMDGPDKLRITLELPDAATRFSAARGLLTALQPG